The window CGCGAGCGTTGAAAATCTCAAGGCAGTGACGTACGCGCGCAAGTACAATGTGCATTACTGGAACGCGGCTGTGAAGCCGGGCGGGCTCTACAATGTGCCGATCCAGATCGTTCCCGCAGTCAATCCTCTGACGCTTCGCCGTGGCGATGCGCTGCGCCTGCGCATCTACAAGGACGGTCAGCCGTATGCGAATGCGCCCGTCATCGCTGACGTGCTCGGCGACCTCACGACGGAAACGAACGCGGATGCGAACGGCTACATCACCGTGCATGTGGCGAACAACGGCCTCAACGTCATCGGCGTCGAAGTCGGCTTCCCGACGGACGATCCGATCGTGACGGAGAAGATCTTCAGCTCGCTTTCGTTCATCATTCCAGCCGAGTAAGAGTGGCTTCGATTCGTGAAACTATACGCGCTTAGGCGCAGTAAAAACACCGCAAGCAATGCTTGCGGTGTTTTTGCTTTTGCAGCGCATTCAGATGTTGATGCCGCATTCCTTGCGGATGGTATGTACCTGCTGCAAGGCAATCGCTCGCTAAAAAGTGAATCTTTTTTCAAATATGAACAAATTTCATTTTCATATTGAACTTTAACGAGGTATGTGCTATACTCACAGACGTGATAGGAATAACCGCTATCAGCGGTATTTAGATAGAAAATCCTTGAAGGAGATGTTCTTGTGGAGAATACTTGGGAATTATTTCAAAAGGGCGGCCCTGTCATGTACGTCCTCTTGGTGTGTTCGATCGTTGTTGCGGTCATCGCCATTGAGCGTTTCCGTTTCTACCGTCAGGCGGGCAGGGGCGCGAGCGATTTCGTCGCGAAACTGCCGAGCTTC of the Selenomonas sputigena genome contains:
- a CDS encoding DUF4198 domain-containing protein; translated protein: MKKKLLAAALGAFVGLGMYAAPTDAHGVFFANRLDQKALVLGEGPLDNAYDPACVQRIDAYDVNFEPTTVERVDAGNHVTIVPGDDLGVTATFFDYGYFAKTTDGQVIPTRDYASVENLKAVTYARKYNVHYWNAAVKPGGLYNVPIQIVPAVNPLTLRRGDALRLRIYKDGQPYANAPVIADVLGDLTTETNADANGYITVHVANNGLNVIGVEVGFPTDDPIVTEKIFSSLSFIIPAE